A section of the Larus michahellis chromosome 1, bLarMic1.1, whole genome shotgun sequence genome encodes:
- the ZIC5 gene encoding LOW QUALITY PROTEIN: zinc finger protein ZIC 5 (The sequence of the model RefSeq protein was modified relative to this genomic sequence to represent the inferred CDS: inserted 2 bases in 1 codon; deleted 2 bases in 1 codon), translating into MFLKAGRGKKITTASVDGLGCVVMEPPLSKRNPTLRLADLAAAQPHPHQNMTGFPGLGNHHVHPHHAAHLHPGDTGGDPGGALTPLGPEHMAQPAALKLTPEALTAAAAAXSPRPPPPPPPPPPPPPPPPPPPPPAPPAAALPGYPSGGAAGRDFLLRRELPPAAAAAVHGALGEQHPPASSPHLPHPPPHGVFISAAGTYGAADGAHAAFPPPPPPPTGEQGAPAGRHPPLNGQMRLGLAAAAGELYGRAEAHYGAAASASSSALQGYGSVNLNLAAAGHGHPHHPHPHHHHHHHHHHHGHVGAAAAAAAAGAFLRYMRQPIKQELICKWIDREPPPPPPPPPPGGRKPCSKTFSTMQELVSHVTVEHVGGPEQSSHVCYWEECPREGKPFKAKYKLINHIRVHTGEKPFPCPFPGCGKVFARSENLKIHKRTHTGEKPFKCEFDGCERKFANSSDRKKHSHVHTSDKPYYCKIRGCDKSYTHPSSLRKHMKIHCKSPPPSPPPGSQGYAAAGPPDGPLPPEPDPAAEPPRGRSAALSPPVTNLSEWYVCQAGGAARRPRTPSSRDASPASEGDEPHRTSGGRTAP; encoded by the exons ATGTTTTTGAAGGCgggtagagggaaaaaaataacaacagcgAGCGTAGATGGGCTTGGCTGTGTCGTTATGGAGCCCCCTTTGAGCAAGAGGAACCCGACACTGAGATTAGCGGATTTGGCAGCGGCTCAGCCCCATCCTCACCAGAACATGACAGGCTTCCCGGGGCTGGGGAACCACCACGTCCACCCCCACCACGCGGCCCACCTTCACCCCGGGGACACGGGCGGAGACCCCGGCGGCGCCCTCACGCCGCTGGGACCCGAGCACATGGCGCAGCCCGCCGCCCTCAAGCTCACGCCCGAGGCgctcaccgccgccgccgccgc ttcgccgcgcccgccgccaccaccgccgccgccgccgccgccaccgccgccgccgccaccaccgccgccgcct gcgccgcccgccgccgccctcccgggATACCCgtcggggggggcggcgggccgggacTTCCTCCTGCGGCGggagctgccccccgccgccgccgccgccgttcaCGGGGCGCTGGGCGAGCAGCACCCGCCCGccagctccccccacctcccgcacCCGCCGCCCCACGGCGTCTTCATCTCGGCCGCCGGCACCTACGGGGCGGCCGACGGGGCGCACGCcgccttcccgccgccgccgccgccgccgaccggTGAGCAAGGGGCTCCCGCCGGCCGCCACCCGCCCCTCAACGGGCAGATGCGCCtggggctggcggccgccgccggggagcTCTACGGGCGCGCCGAGGCGCACTACggggccgccgcctccgcctcctcctcggCGCTGCAAGGCTACGGCTCCGTCAACCTCAACCTGGCGGCGGCCGGCCACGggcacccccaccacccccatccccaccaccaccaccatcaccaccaccaccaccacggccacgtcggggcggcggcggcggcggcggcggccggggccttCCTGCGGTACATGCGGCAGCCTATCAAGCAGGAGCTGATCTGCAAGTGGATCGACCGGgagccgccgcctccgccgccgccgccgccaccgggcgGTAGGAAGCCTTGCTCCAAAACTTTCAGCACGATGCAGGAGCTGGTGAGCCATGTCACCGTGGAGCACGTCGGCGGGCCCGAGCAGAGCAGCCACGTGTGCTACTGGGAGGAGTGTCCCCGCGAAGGCAAGCCCTTCAAAGCGAAATACAAACTCATCAACCACATCCGAGTGCACACGGGAGAgaagcccttcccctgccccttccccggcTGCGGGAAGGTCTTCGCCCGCTCCGAAAATCTCAAGATCCACAAGCGGACTCATAcag GGGAGAAGCCCTTCAAGTGCGAGTTCGACGGCTGCGAGAGGAAGTTCGCCAACAGCAGCGACCGCAAGAAGCACTCCCACGTCCACACCTCCGACAAGCCCTACTACTGCAAGATCCGCGGCTGCGACAAGTCTTacacccaccccagctccctgcggaAGCACATGAAGATCCACTGCAagtccccgccgccctcccccccgcccggTTCCCAGGGCTacgcggcggcggggccccccgACGGCCCGCTGCCCCCCGAGCCCGACCCGGCCGCCGAGCCGCCCCGCGGCCGTTCCGCCGCCCTCTCCCCGCCGGTCACCAACCTCAGCGAGTGGTACGTCTGCCAggccgggggggctgcccgccggccccgcaccCCCTCCAGCCGCGACGCCTCCCCGGCTTCCGAGGGGGACGAGCCCCACAGGACCTCGGGGGGCAGAACCGCTCCCtag